A genomic stretch from Gopherus evgoodei ecotype Sinaloan lineage unplaced genomic scaffold, rGopEvg1_v1.p scaffold_47_arrow_ctg1, whole genome shotgun sequence includes:
- the CHPF2 gene encoding chondroitin sulfate glucuronyltransferase isoform X2, translating to MDDTYAQAEQIKALVTHLSINQDVYLGRAEEFIGGDEQARYCHGGFGYLVSRSLLLKLHRHLDSCRNEILSVRPDEWLGRCIIDFLGISCVSQHQGQHYYSYELAKNADLEKEESEDFQAALTVHPVSEGTLMYRLHKHFSRIQLDRAYQEIQQLQMQIRNLTSLTPAREGGLTWPIGINAPFVPKSRFEVISWDYFTEQHLFSCPDGSPKCELAGASKADVSDIIEAALQQLNSRYQPQLRFYKQQLLNGYRRFDPTRGMEYMLDLLLEAVTQKGHSHVLAKRVSLVRPLSKVEIIPMPYVTEATRVQLVLPLTVQELDFVSNFLDMFAMNTLDTHDNALLTLLFIYQPYDAQRVSQLDVFAGVKAMVGELEKRYAEVKIPWISVKTEVPSQVKLMDIVSKKHPVDTLFFLASVWTEVNTEFLNRCRMNTISNWQVFFPMHFQEFNPVLMYHGEQAASSSSTDFLRDGHFDRHAFAEACFYNSDYMAARTKLAADILDRDEVLESMEVFDVFLRYSGLHLFRAVEPGLVQKYVLRSCNPRLSEELYHRCVLSNLEGLSSRSHLAMALFEQEQANST from the exons ATG GATGACACCTACGCCCAAGCCGAGCAGATCAAGGCCCTAGTGACACACCTAAGCATTAATCAGGATGTTTACCTGGGACGGGCTGAGGAGTTCATTGGGGGGGATGAACAGGCCCGCTACTGCCATGGTGGCTTTGGCTACTTGGTTTCCCGGAGCCTGCTGCTTAAGTTGCATCGGCATCTGGACAGCTGCCGTAATGAGATTCTCAGTGTGCGCCCAGATGAGTGGCTGGGACGCTGCATCATCGACTTCCTGGGCATCAGCTGTGTCTCCCAGCACCAG GGCCAGCATTACTATTCCTATGAACTGGCCAAAAATGCAGACCTAGAGAAGGAGGAGAGTGAGGACTTCCAGGCAGCGCTGACTGTGCACCCTGTCTCTGAGGGGACCCTCATGTACCGACTGCACAAGCATTTCAGCAGGATCCAGCTGGACAGAGCCTACCAGGAGATCCAGCAACTCCAG ATGCAGATCAGGAACCTGACATCGCTGACACCAGCTCGCGAGGGTGGACTGACATGGCCCATAGGCATCAATGCTCCCTTCGTCCCCAAATCCCGCTTCGAGGTGATCAGCTGGGACTACTTCACAGAGCAGCACCTCTTCTCCTGCCCCGATGGCTCCCCCAAATGTGAgctggctggagccagcaagGCCGATGTTAGTGACATCATTGAGGCAGCGCTCCAGCAGCTCAACAGCCGCTACCAGCCCCAGCTTCGTTTCTACAAGCAACAATTGTTGAATGGCTACCGGCGCTTTGACCCCACACGGGGCATGGAGTACATGCTGGACCTCTTGCTGGAGGCTGTAACCCAGAAGGGCCACAGCCATGTTCTGGCTAAGCGGGTGAGTCTAGTGCGGCCCCTCAGCAAGGTGGAGATCATCCCCATGCCCTATGTGACAGAGGCTACACGTGTGCAGCTGGTGCTGCCCCTGACCGTGCAGGAGCTGGACTTTGTCAGCAACTTCCTAGACATGTTTGCCATGAACACGCTGGACACACATGACAATGCCCTGCTGACCCTGCTCTTCATCTACCAGCCTTATGATGCTCAGCGGGTCAGCCAGCTGGATGTCTTTGCTGGAGTCAAAGCTATGGTGGGAGAGCTGGAAAAACGCTATGCAGAGGTGAAAATCCCCTGGATCAGCGTCAAAACTGAGGTGCCATCCCAGGTGAAGCTCATGGACATAGTGTCAAAGAAACACCCTGTGGACACCCTCTTCTTCTTGGCCAGCGTTTGGACAGAGGTTAACACAGAGTTCCTGAATCGCTGCCGCATGAACACCATCAGTAACTGGCAGGTCTTCTTCCCAATGCACTTCCAGGAGTTCAACCCAGTGCTGATGTACCATGGTGAGCAGGCCGCCTCCTCTTCCAGCACCGACTTCCTGAGGGATGGGCACTTTGACCGTCATGCCTTTGCTGAGGCTTGCTTCTACAACTCTGACTACATGGCAGCACGCACCAAGCTGGCGGCTGACATTCTGGACCGGGACGAAGTGCTGGAGAGCATGGAAGTATTTGATGTCTTCCTTCGCTACTCTGGCCTGCACTTGTTCCGGGCTgtggagccagggctggtgcagaaATATGTGCTGAGGAGCTGCAACCCCCGGCTGAGCGAGGAACTGTATCACCGCTGTGTGCTCAGTAACCTAGAGGGGCTGTCCTCTCGCTCGCACCTGGCCATGGCCCTCTTTGAGCAGGAACAGGCCAATAGCACCTGA